The following are from one region of the Centropristis striata isolate RG_2023a ecotype Rhode Island chromosome 19, C.striata_1.0, whole genome shotgun sequence genome:
- the hapln1b gene encoding hyaluronan and proteoglycan link protein 1: MLPVLICALISLSVADNDLDTLYPELEHSRTIYVTENGPRLSVSAEQSKVLSRRGGNATLPCKIRMDQSLTPSRKMRIKWTKLTSDYLKEVDVFVAMDYHKRSYGSFHGRVHLQGSSPMDASLVITELTLEDYGRYKCEVIDGLEDGTVVVSLDLEGVVFPYFPRLGRYNLNFYDAERACREQDAIVASFDQLYEAWRGSLDWCNAGWLSDGTVQYPITTPREPCGGKNTVPGIRNYGLRDKDKNHYDVFCFTAHYKGRFYYLIHPSKLTYDEAVHACQKDGAQIAKVGQMYAAWKLLGYDRCDSGWLADGSVRYPISRPRRRCSPTEAAVRFSGFPDKKHKLYGVYCFKGHN; encoded by the exons ATGCTTCCTGTGCTGATCTGTGCGCTGATCTCTCTGAGTGTGGCCGACAACGACTTAGACACTCTGTACCCCGAACTGGAGCACTCCAGAACCATCTATGTCACag AAAACGGCCCGCGACTCTCCGTGTCGGCAGAACAGTCGAAGGTGTTGTCGCGGCGAGGAGGAAACGCCACGTTACCATGCAAGATCCGGATGGACCAATCACTGACGCCCAGTCGGAAGATGAGGATCAAATGGACCAAGCTGACGTCAGACTACCTTAAAGAG GTGGATGTTTTTGTGGCCATGGATTATCACAAAAGGAGCTATGGCAGTTTCCACGGGCGTGTCCACCTGCAGGGCTCCTCCCCCATGGACGCCTCTCTGGTCATCACGGAGCTGACCCTAGAGGATTATGGGAGATATAAATGTGAAGTTATTGACGGTCTGGAAGACGGAACGGTGGTGGTGTCCCTCGACCTGGAAG GTGTCGTCTTCCCGTACTTCCCCCGCCTCGGCCGCTACAATCTCAACTTCTATGACGCGGAGCGGGCGTGCCGGGAGCAGGACGCCATTGTGGCGTCCTTCGACCAGCTGTACGAGGCGTGGCGAGGGAGCCTGGACTGGTGCAACGCCGGCTGGCTGAGCGACGGCACGGTGCAGTATCCCATCACCACCCCCAGAGAGCCCTGCGGCGGCAAGAACACGGTGCCGGGCATCCGCAACTACGGCCTGAGAGACAAAGACAAGAACCACTACGACGTGTTCTGCTTCACCGCCCACTACAAag GTCGGTTCTACTACCTGATCCACCCCTCCAAGTTGACCTACGACGAGGCGGTCCATGCGTGTCAAAAAGACGGCGCTCAGATTGCCAAGGTGGGCCAGATGTACGCCGCCTGGAAGCTGCTGGGCTACGACCGCTGCGACTCCGGCTGGTTGGCCGACGGCAGCGTCCGTTACCCGATCTCCCGCCCCCGCCGGCGCTGCAGCCCCACGGAGGCTGCCGTCCGCTTCAGCGGCTTCCCCGACAAAAAGCACAAGCTGTACGGAGTGTACTGCTTCAAGGGCCAcaactga